The DNA window aagtcccgggttaacacacttatattgtgttggttcaacttgaatactttaTTTTCATTCACATATCAACCTCAATACATTCCATCACCACTTTTGAActaatttgagcctttatcttttctttcttaacctatttttgacaaaccttaatattactccaattcacgatcgggcacatcaacgactcgactctcatcaccgaggccggGGTGTATCAATAATAATGGGCAATGGGAAGTGGTTTTTTTCATTACATTATTTAGTTTTTGGTAATCGATGCATACTCTTCAACCAGTAACTGTTCCTGTTGGAATTAAATCATTTTTACTATTCTCGACTACAATTAAACCTCCCTTCTTCTAAACACACTTGGTGGGGCTAACCCATTCACTATCAAAGATAGCATAAACAATACTTGCATATAACCATTTAAGCAATTCCTTTTTGGCCACCTCCTTCATAGCTAGATTAAGTCTACGCTAATCATCCACCACGAGTCTTTTCCCTTCTTCTAATCTGATCTTATACTGACAGAATGTATGattgattcctttaatgtcagtAATTGTCCATCTTATtgttttttatgcatttttaggacATTCAATAATGCCTCATCCTATTTTGCGTTTAAGCATGTAGCAATAATCCTGCTAgtttgatgctattaccatttAAAGATTTTGATCTCATTTTCAGAATGGATTGGTTGTCTGAACATGGTACTATTGTGAGTTGTTGCAGGAAACAAGTTAATTTGAAATGTAAGAATGgtgaatttatttttgttaaagcAAATGGAACCAATTGTACGACAAATGTGATTTCGACAATGATAGCTCACCAATTTATCAGGAAAGAGTGCAAAGCTTATGTTCTCAATTCAAAAGTGGCAGAATCCAAAATCGATCAAGTACCGAGAGTTCAAGAATATGTTGATGTATtttcggaagaattaccgggattATCACCAACtcaagaagttgaatttgtaattgaacTTGTATTAGGAATAACTAcaatttcaatagctccatacAGTATGGCTcctaccgagttaaaagagttgaaagcacagttacaGGAATTGTTAGACCATGGATTTATTCTACCGAGTGTGTCTCTTTGGGGTGCTCTAATTTTATTCGTGAAAAAAAAGATGAGTTGATGAtattatgtatagattatcgacaactGAATTGTAttactatcaagaataaatattcattacctcatattgatgatttattcgatcagctgaagggagctatagtattttcaaagattgacttgagatccaagtattatcagttgcgagttcaaAAGCTAGATGTACCGAAAAAATGCATTCAGAATTAGATATTGTCACTATAAAtttctagtgatgccatttgaTTACACTAAACATCCTGAGGCATTCATGGAGTTGATGAATTGGGTATTTCAACCATATTTAGATCAGTTTTTtatggtgttcattgatgatatcttgactTATTTGCTGAACGAGTCAAATCAttccgagcatttgagaattgtgttgcaaactggaacaacagaaatgtgcaagtgtgcacaacgcaacaagtaataaagtgacaagtaaatgtcaagttatcgtacccacaagaactgtgaaaagaattatttatgaatgcaattaaaaacactttggtgaagaaaaatatttttgatttgaggaagtgattaaaaactaagatttttaactaagtaaaataaataaagagaaagtaaaagttctaatgcacgatttcaaaagataattttaatcaagatgacataattgtgttagattaattacatttcttaacttagaattactaaactcatgttcatgttgttacgaataaattcatagtaacttggtaatttgctaacttatgaataTATTCACTTACCAAAattcatttatctcttgactatatctctatgtcaattcaaaaaattaaacaaatttgaaTAAGCAAATGCGTTAATGTACacacatacttatgaaattaaaaatagtctcttgtacatatctctatgccaattaattcaatctcataagcacataaaatattacgtgaggtaacaatgtattcctaccttgaaacaatttaatcacaataatcttgcaagttatgcaagtctaatgtatcgttagataccattGTTAATTTAACTCTCAGTTACCTTAgataattaaacatgcactaattaagtatcgtgtcaattaattacaatttcaatctatttaaataattaattcattagttaccttacaattgtaatgcaaaaataacttagtcatcattttacttaatcaaacatcttaccaatGCCTACaaaaacacaaacacaattttaataaattaagtggacaaaatgcaatcaacctaacatgaattaaatttaagaacatatcaacatcacaattattcatagacatgttcataacaacaacaataaaattaaaaggataaagaACAAGGATCAAATCAGGTGTTTCTTCGGAGCTTGACTAAGTTGCCCTGCTCCTCCTCctctgcttgttcttgttgagCCTAGACTTCTACGAACACTTGAATGTTGCTCCAAAAGGTAGTTGAAGGACTCTTTTCAAGAGATGAAATCAGCAAGGGAatagggaagaaaatgaagaacaacgAAAGGGGATTGAAgagaaaaaagtgagagaaaagtgAAAGGATTAGAGGTTTTGAGATGATTTTCAAATGAGCAGCCAATGAAAGTTTTTATAGGTTGAAAATGGCTGCTAAGAAAAAGCAAAAATCAGAAGCCATAAACtcccctcatggccggccacacatgtggcaagtttgaaggtttcaaacttgctattttaaggtaggggcaaactAGAAAGGCATGATAAGTGgaagggtttgaatgcaaattcaaggagtcttcaagggctattttgcaagccaaatattTAGCCGAACAAGTTGATTcgtcagcatgtgggacggttttgggtAGCCCAATGCTTGGTTGGATTGGTTTTCTCGGTTCAACTCAATTGAgcctattttcataattaattcataataattatttaactcaaaataatttagattaaaattaaaattaattaaattatgatttaatattcataatttggaccatcttaggctaaaaaattaattcgcctcgatgcttcaaaattgcttctaggttttgtgcttctagtagtgtctgccaaGCCAATTTTCTTCCTTTGTGCTAATCTatcgaaaataaatcaaaattaatcaaaatttagtataaaattaattaaaattcaacatattaaaaatttaactgcaatttaattattttataattttcgacaagaattttaccgaaactgcatgaatttgagttaaaaagggcttgaaaaagtgtgtatatttttggGTTTCCACaaactcaaaatgaaaaataacttTATGCGAATTTTAGCAAATATGAATTTTAGTTatgggaagttggttttctgggacatgttatCCCTAGTTATGGAATCAGGGTTGATCCGAATAAAATATttgcaattgttgattggaaagtTTCAAAGAATGTTTCCCAAGTTCatagtttcttgggtttagcaggatattatttgtgttattttcAAAACTTCTCTATTATAGTATCTCCAATGACTAAGCttctacagaaagatgttaattTTGTTTGGACTGATAAATGCTAGAAAAGTTTCGAGCAGTTGAAGAATATGTTAACCGAAGCTCTAGTATTGTCTCAACCTGAAACTGGGAAAGAATTTATTGTGTACATCGATGCATCTCTTtgtggtttaggttgtgttttgatgcaaactGGAaaagtaattgcttatgccttgaggcaactgaagccacacgAATGAGGCTATCTGACACACGAATGAGAAAAGCCATATTTTACTGACCATAAAAGCTTGAAAGACCTAATGACTCAGAAGGAATTGAAATTGCATTAGCATAGATGGCTTGAAtttctaaaagattatgatttagtaattgattatcatcccaAGAAAGCTACTATTGTTGACGATGCTTTGAGttagaaatctttgtttgctctaaGAGCTATGAATGCAAACTTTACAGTGGAAcatgatggttctattttggcTGAGTTGATACTAAAGCCggtattttcataaaaaattcaagaacttCAGAAAAATGATTCAGACTTGTTGTTAAAGCTTCAATTAGTGAAAAGCAGGCGAAAGATAGATTTTTGCATCGGGGTTAATGAttgtttatatttttgaaatcagcTGTGTACCAAATGATTCAAGATTAAAGCAAAAGTtgttgaatgaagctcacaatagtgtTTACTTGATTCACCCAAGTAGTACAAAA is part of the Gossypium hirsutum isolate 1008001.06 chromosome D11, Gossypium_hirsutum_v2.1, whole genome shotgun sequence genome and encodes:
- the LOC121223090 gene encoding uncharacterized protein, with product MGKLFSSQGGFIKVHSTSLAEPRPLIQLTNTSINVQLNGLHLEAAQLNSSCMKLPKNVPIRKQVNLKCKNGEFIFVKANGTNCTTNVISTMIAHQFIRKECKAYVLNSKVAESKIDQVPRVQEYVDVFSEELPGLSPTQEVEFVIELVLGITTISIAPYSMAPTELKELKAQLQELLDHGFILPSVSLWGALILFVKKKMS